From the genome of Desulfovibrio gilichinskyi, one region includes:
- a CDS encoding glycosyltransferase → MSHPFDIYSAQILSFKLEGQKQHNDNTVNCDTEKVVQRNIQLAEQSGADSIILFGAGDGKLAKALAKSKPTWMELIICDLYPENILKIRKDNFTSDPLNSNTHLLVDSSIWAVLLLLIQYGFTATKSRLILNPCIEGESKKKHQSLQKLFSSHKNIQIPDTQDSNIKISAAAIVSPDEPDLDSFISSFPSWIYELVLVWDCNDYSKIPVIPCESGIKIVNICNPLNNNFGAQRNIMLEHCHGDWVLYLDADERLAINDWDLLKRIASYDKCDGWHFPRLTFYPDKDHCRIGFGLWPDLQLRFFRNSPKIKFINNIHEQIIGLKGYTGIIAGSPISHLTHLIKNRDEIESKLANFNNATSGMIKHKLNSELPTLASELLKPQKDIPLLPIILPSISYR, encoded by the coding sequence ATGAGCCATCCTTTTGACATATATTCAGCGCAAATACTTTCCTTTAAGCTTGAAGGCCAAAAGCAACACAATGATAATACAGTAAATTGCGACACTGAAAAAGTTGTTCAAAGAAATATTCAGCTTGCTGAGCAATCAGGTGCAGACTCAATTATCCTGTTCGGAGCAGGAGACGGCAAATTGGCCAAAGCTCTTGCCAAGTCTAAACCGACTTGGATGGAATTAATAATTTGTGATCTCTACCCCGAAAATATCCTAAAAATCCGAAAAGATAATTTTACATCAGACCCATTAAACTCAAACACCCATCTGCTTGTTGATTCATCCATCTGGGCTGTTTTATTACTCCTGATTCAATACGGATTTACAGCCACCAAAAGCCGCCTGATTCTCAATCCATGTATTGAAGGTGAAAGCAAAAAAAAGCATCAATCATTACAAAAACTTTTTTCAAGCCATAAAAATATTCAGATACCGGACACTCAGGATTCAAATATAAAAATTTCTGCCGCAGCAATAGTCAGCCCAGATGAGCCGGATCTTGATTCATTCATTTCTTCATTCCCATCATGGATTTATGAACTGGTTCTGGTCTGGGACTGCAACGATTATTCAAAAATCCCCGTAATTCCTTGCGAGTCCGGCATAAAAATCGTAAATATCTGCAACCCGCTGAACAACAACTTCGGCGCACAGCGAAATATAATGCTGGAGCACTGTCATGGTGACTGGGTTCTATACTTAGACGCAGATGAACGGCTCGCAATTAATGACTGGGATTTACTGAAAAGAATTGCTTCGTATGACAAGTGTGATGGATGGCACTTCCCCCGTTTAACCTTTTACCCGGATAAAGATCACTGTAGGATAGGGTTCGGACTTTGGCCTGATTTGCAGCTTCGTTTTTTCCGCAATTCTCCAAAGATTAAATTCATTAACAATATTCATGAACAGATTATCGGACTTAAAGGATATACAGGAATTATTGCAGGTTCGCCAATAAGCCACCTTACTCATCTGATTAAAAATCGCGATGAAATTGAATCAAAGCTGGCAAATTTTAATAATGCGACATCCGGAATGATCAAACACAAACTTAATTCTGAGCTTCCGACCCTTGCTTCAGAACTACTTAAACCGCAAAAAGACATTCCATTGCTACCGATAATTCTACCCTCAATTTCATATAGATGA
- the fliD gene encoding flagellar filament capping protein FliD, translating to MADTTSGNISFAGLGSGTDFGAMIDGFVKLERTQITSLEKWKKSWSSKVDQFHELNTSLLALQTTLKSMDTIDEFMSKVATSSNEDAVTATATSEATVTSHNLFVRKLAQNDIRSSDGGVASIKDSIFSSNGSFSFTYQGDAIVLSNIPAGTTMEGFINLINNHVDTKDRIRATTISDGTTLHLQLSGLDLGQASMIIVDSLVGLDPALGDLTRTQLAQDAEINVDGFPPGDFMRRASNTIDDAIIGLTFTLKDTSVANASNIFTTPFKLGVTTDTEKIKENVQKFVDQINEVRQKIKDMTAVDTTSEKPKGSILTGNYGVELLIGQRLKSITASKGEGFTWFEDLAGGGTKGDKYSSLSQVGILTNADTGGANAGLLELDMDELSKALLDDPYAVAEIFAAHEKGTSNSPNVQYMSHIEGSTEPGSYNVQYEVSGGVLVSATINGHAAAVIAGTWEITGVGGTPEAGLGMKVLNHTDGVYGNSNDNASDAILVSVKEGKAGEMVGAISDILSKTGPLNILEENYNDIMDNIDKKIEREENRIDLFEQNLKLKYSRLDALLGKYQGIQAQLTSSIKQLGSGSS from the coding sequence ATGGCTGATACAACTTCAGGAAATATAAGCTTCGCCGGCCTTGGTAGTGGCACGGACTTTGGAGCTATGATTGATGGGTTCGTTAAACTTGAACGTACCCAAATCACATCTCTTGAGAAGTGGAAGAAATCTTGGAGCTCAAAAGTTGATCAATTTCATGAGCTTAACACATCTCTTTTAGCTTTACAGACAACACTTAAGTCCATGGACACCATTGACGAGTTCATGAGTAAGGTTGCTACAAGTTCTAATGAAGACGCTGTCACGGCTACAGCAACCAGTGAAGCTACTGTTACATCGCATAATCTCTTTGTGAGAAAGCTAGCTCAAAACGATATTCGCAGCTCCGACGGTGGAGTAGCTAGCATTAAAGACTCTATTTTTTCCTCAAATGGATCCTTTTCTTTCACTTATCAAGGTGATGCGATTGTCCTGAGTAATATTCCAGCCGGTACAACTATGGAAGGGTTTATAAACTTAATTAATAACCATGTTGATACTAAAGACAGAATAAGAGCCACAACAATTTCAGATGGGACCACATTACACCTGCAACTAAGCGGTTTAGACTTAGGACAAGCAAGCATGATTATCGTAGATAGTCTTGTTGGACTTGATCCCGCACTGGGGGATTTAACTCGCACTCAATTGGCTCAAGATGCTGAGATAAATGTAGACGGTTTCCCTCCCGGCGATTTCATGAGACGAGCAAGTAACACAATAGATGATGCTATTATCGGGCTAACATTTACGCTGAAAGATACTAGTGTAGCGAATGCCAGTAATATATTTACCACTCCTTTTAAACTTGGTGTCACTACTGATACTGAAAAAATCAAAGAAAATGTTCAAAAATTTGTCGACCAAATTAATGAAGTCAGACAAAAAATTAAGGACATGACTGCCGTTGACACAACGTCTGAAAAACCAAAAGGTTCTATACTTACAGGTAACTACGGTGTTGAACTTCTGATAGGACAGCGACTTAAAAGTATCACAGCATCAAAAGGAGAAGGATTTACCTGGTTTGAAGACTTAGCTGGAGGCGGAACGAAGGGCGACAAGTATTCATCGCTATCTCAAGTGGGAATATTGACGAATGCAGATACAGGTGGAGCAAATGCAGGTCTTCTTGAACTTGATATGGACGAACTCAGTAAGGCTCTTTTAGATGATCCTTATGCTGTGGCAGAAATTTTTGCAGCGCATGAAAAAGGAACCAGCAACTCCCCAAACGTTCAGTACATGTCTCACATTGAAGGGTCGACCGAGCCTGGATCATATAACGTTCAGTATGAGGTTTCCGGTGGCGTCCTTGTTTCTGCAACTATCAATGGACATGCAGCTGCAGTGATAGCAGGAACATGGGAGATTACAGGGGTAGGCGGAACACCGGAAGCAGGTTTGGGTATGAAAGTTCTAAATCATACTGACGGAGTTTACGGTAACTCTAACGACAACGCTTCAGATGCAATTCTAGTAAGTGTCAAAGAAGGTAAAGCCGGCGAAATGGTCGGAGCAATAAGTGACATTCTCAGTAAAACCGGTCCACTTAATATCCTTGAAGAAAACTATAATGATATTATGGATAATATTGATAAAAAAATTGAGCGTGAAGAAAATAGAATTGACCTTTTTGAACAGAACCTGAAATTGAAATATTCAAGACTTGACGCTTTGCTGGGTAAATATCAGGGCATTCAGGCCCAGTTGACATCAAGCATCAAACAGCTAGGTTCCGGTAGCAGCTAA
- the fliS gene encoding flagellar export chaperone FliS has product MHKAAQAYLSTQVHTTSKGELLLMLYDAAIKFMKQAKIKIDEKDYAAKGILISKAIEVISELTASLNKEKGGSLAENLSQLYIYCNTRLLQANLKMDNEKIDEVIKIIDGISSAYREIISKMDAQDAPLQTQSSASSGSTNINASFVNGPGYGLPTASGNMPAPNSIRLKKAASAYGSAR; this is encoded by the coding sequence ATGCATAAAGCCGCTCAAGCATATCTTTCAACTCAGGTACACACCACTTCTAAAGGAGAACTTCTCCTCATGCTTTATGATGCCGCCATCAAATTCATGAAGCAGGCAAAAATTAAGATTGACGAAAAAGACTATGCCGCCAAAGGAATTCTTATTTCAAAAGCTATTGAAGTTATTTCAGAACTGACAGCAAGCCTCAACAAAGAAAAAGGTGGTTCTCTTGCTGAAAATCTGAGCCAGCTTTATATTTATTGCAACACAAGATTGTTGCAGGCAAATTTAAAGATGGACAATGAAAAAATTGATGAAGTTATCAAAATCATTGATGGTATTTCCTCTGCATATAGAGAAATAATCTCAAAAATGGATGCTCAAGATGCTCCATTGCAGACACAGTCATCAGCCTCCAGTGGTTCAACAAATATTAATGCAAGCTTTGTAAATGGCCCGGGATACGGTCTTCCAACGGCTTCCGGCAACATGCCAGCTCCGAATTCTATACGCCTTAAAAAAGCAGCCAGTGCTTACGGTTCTGCTAGATAG
- a CDS encoding glycosyltransferase family 4 protein: MAEEKIRVLHVASSLGLGGTEKVMQSFVTNLDTEKFHAAVFSPLNGPRAKLLRQNGIETFIGIDLLPLLEKFKPDIVHLHRAGWPESGSLRPFKLASIPVIVETNVFGHYDPSPDGKIIDRHLFVSRFCAQRFEKINSIPALPPKYSVLYNPVDTDFFAANSPVDRYFPPHTFGRISRADPGKWSTLALGILPSLHQMIKNNDIAPFTYNIIGGIPEAKRFVKEHDFEKYVNFLHPILTDKELSDFFNSISFLAHANDTGESFGLVIAEAMAAGLPVITHPSKELRDNAQLELVDHGKTGLIANDIQEYAEAVKFLLTHPQEAREMGENGRAKASELFRAQDIAAELGNIYIELLESKGFQK; the protein is encoded by the coding sequence ATGGCAGAAGAAAAAATACGAGTACTGCACGTAGCCTCCTCACTTGGACTTGGAGGCACAGAAAAGGTGATGCAATCATTTGTCACTAACCTTGATACTGAAAAATTTCATGCAGCGGTATTCTCTCCATTAAACGGACCAAGAGCAAAATTGCTGCGTCAAAACGGTATTGAAACATTCATAGGGATTGACCTTTTACCGCTTCTAGAAAAATTTAAACCCGACATAGTTCATCTGCACCGCGCCGGATGGCCTGAATCAGGCTCACTACGTCCTTTCAAACTTGCCAGCATACCTGTCATTGTTGAAACAAATGTCTTCGGCCATTATGATCCCAGCCCGGATGGAAAGATCATTGACCGCCATTTATTTGTATCCCGCTTTTGCGCGCAAAGATTTGAAAAAATTAATTCAATTCCGGCTTTGCCTCCTAAATATTCTGTTCTCTATAATCCCGTTGATACAGATTTTTTCGCTGCCAACAGCCCTGTCGATCGCTATTTTCCACCGCATACATTTGGTCGAATTTCAAGAGCTGACCCAGGAAAATGGTCTACTCTTGCCCTTGGGATACTACCGAGTTTACACCAAATGATTAAAAATAATGATATCGCACCCTTTACTTATAATATTATAGGCGGAATTCCCGAAGCTAAAAGATTTGTCAAAGAGCACGACTTTGAGAAATACGTTAACTTTTTACACCCAATTCTTACAGATAAAGAGCTCTCTGATTTTTTTAACTCCATATCTTTTCTAGCCCATGCAAATGATACAGGAGAATCTTTCGGTCTTGTCATAGCGGAAGCAATGGCTGCCGGACTGCCTGTCATAACTCATCCGAGCAAAGAGTTACGCGACAACGCACAGCTGGAACTTGTTGATCACGGAAAAACAGGGTTGATTGCAAACGATATTCAAGAATATGCAGAGGCGGTTAAATTTCTTTTAACCCATCCGCAGGAAGCTCGCGAAATGGGTGAAAACGGCAGAGCCAAGGCATCCGAGCTATTCCGCGCGCAAGACATTGCAGCCGAACTGGGTAATATTTATATTGAATTGTTAGAATCTAAAGGTTTTCAAAAATAA
- the ahbC gene encoding 12,18-didecarboxysiroheme deacetylase produces the protein MIGISKLYCGAVEPSDVLRYGRDSAKLPSHLLQFSEDKKPVVVWNMTRRCNLKCVHCYAQAVDPDGVDEISTSQAKTMIDDLAQFGAPVMLFSGGEPLVRQDLVELAHHAKGKGMRAVISTNGTLITKDKAKELKEVGLSYVGISLDGAEDTHDKFRGVKGAFKKAIQGIENCKAEDLKVGLRFTINKRNWKEIPTIFQLLKDLEVPRACFYHLVYSGRGSELIKEDLDHAETRQVVDLIMDETRAMDEAGTPKEILTVDNHADGPYVYLRMLKEDPERAKEVLELLQYNEGNSSGRGIGCISWDGQVHADQFWRNHTFGNVLERPFSEIWTDPKIELLHKLKDKKPHVGGRCAQCRYLNICAGNFRARAEAYYDDIWAQDPACYLTDEEIKKD, from the coding sequence ATGATTGGTATTTCAAAACTTTACTGTGGAGCGGTTGAACCTTCTGATGTCCTGCGTTACGGACGCGACTCAGCAAAACTCCCTTCTCACCTCCTCCAGTTCTCCGAAGATAAAAAGCCCGTTGTTGTCTGGAACATGACCAGAAGATGCAACCTTAAATGTGTTCATTGCTATGCACAGGCTGTTGATCCTGACGGTGTAGATGAGATTTCAACATCTCAGGCTAAAACCATGATTGACGACCTTGCGCAGTTCGGAGCTCCGGTTATGCTTTTCTCCGGCGGTGAACCTCTTGTCCGTCAAGACTTGGTAGAACTTGCTCACCACGCCAAAGGTAAAGGAATGAGAGCCGTTATATCAACAAACGGAACTCTCATCACCAAAGATAAAGCTAAAGAACTTAAAGAAGTCGGTCTTTCTTACGTAGGAATTTCCCTCGACGGTGCTGAAGACACTCACGATAAATTCCGCGGTGTCAAAGGCGCATTCAAAAAAGCAATCCAAGGCATTGAAAACTGTAAAGCTGAAGACCTGAAAGTAGGTCTGCGCTTCACAATTAACAAACGCAACTGGAAAGAAATTCCAACAATATTCCAGCTTCTTAAAGATCTCGAAGTTCCAAGAGCATGTTTCTACCATCTGGTATATTCAGGCCGCGGATCTGAGCTGATCAAAGAAGATCTTGATCACGCAGAAACACGTCAGGTTGTTGACCTCATCATGGACGAAACCAGAGCCATGGACGAAGCAGGAACTCCTAAAGAAATCCTGACAGTAGACAACCACGCTGACGGACCTTATGTTTACCTGCGTATGCTTAAAGAAGATCCTGAACGTGCTAAAGAAGTTTTAGAGCTTCTCCAATATAATGAAGGAAACAGCTCCGGTCGCGGTATCGGCTGTATCTCATGGGACGGACAGGTTCATGCAGACCAGTTCTGGCGTAACCATACTTTCGGCAATGTTCTTGAACGTCCATTTTCAGAAATATGGACCGATCCTAAAATTGAATTGCTGCACAAACTGAAAGATAAAAAACCTCATGTAGGCGGCAGATGTGCACAGTGTCGTTACCTCAACATCTGTGCCGGCAACTTCCGCGCCAGAGCTGAAGCGTACTACGACGACATTTGGGCTCAAGACCCAGCATGTTACCTCACCGACGAGGAAATCAAGAAAGACTAG
- a CDS encoding OmpA family protein, which translates to MKKYLIILVLLLSACTKFEPQLTTQSIFYEDAKVQLSQLMVYSRPEKPHYGPLSALFYPYFVTQTIKDGKDWGKLISKNVWQNWTSLQIFPSMVFDDELVYRGLDDAMFTARSRGFDLLVVGFVPYLYLGHTMDDSAVTLQVKIYETKHGQMVCSFEQSGRIPKRMDDDFIIIKREHRMPDSAFFQIVQSIATDMAVPLTSWARYENTNKGIIAGLTAAKADADKPQMIAYTPQQPPVSSQTVQTPQESQAEMTSAPTGTPVTPPKAKSINLAIQFDVDSATIKPESYPILNELGKALTSDKLKEKNVIIAGHADADASAEYNLELSKKRAEAVKTYLTKNFPISSTRIATTGFGESKPLVPNTTKYNKLLNRRVQVSIAP; encoded by the coding sequence ATGAAAAAGTATCTGATAATACTAGTTCTGCTGTTATCTGCTTGCACTAAATTTGAACCTCAGCTGACAACTCAATCCATCTTTTACGAAGATGCAAAAGTTCAGTTATCGCAGCTTATGGTTTATTCCAGACCGGAAAAACCCCATTATGGTCCACTTTCCGCCTTATTTTATCCATATTTTGTAACTCAAACAATTAAAGATGGAAAAGACTGGGGTAAACTGATCAGTAAAAATGTCTGGCAAAACTGGACAAGTCTACAAATTTTTCCATCAATGGTTTTTGACGATGAGCTGGTATATCGCGGACTGGACGATGCAATGTTTACCGCACGCTCCAGAGGGTTTGACTTGCTGGTAGTCGGATTTGTTCCGTATCTATACTTAGGCCATACAATGGATGACTCCGCTGTAACACTTCAAGTCAAAATATATGAAACAAAACACGGGCAAATGGTTTGCTCTTTTGAGCAGTCCGGACGCATACCCAAGCGAATGGATGATGACTTTATCATTATTAAGCGCGAACACCGCATGCCGGATTCGGCCTTTTTCCAGATAGTGCAATCAATTGCAACAGACATGGCTGTACCGCTTACATCCTGGGCAAGATATGAAAATACCAATAAAGGTATTATCGCAGGACTTACAGCGGCTAAAGCTGATGCGGATAAACCGCAGATGATAGCATACACTCCTCAGCAACCACCTGTATCCTCGCAAACGGTGCAAACTCCGCAAGAATCGCAGGCAGAAATGACATCTGCCCCGACCGGCACACCCGTGACTCCGCCGAAAGCTAAATCAATTAATTTAGCAATTCAATTTGATGTAGATTCTGCAACAATAAAACCTGAATCATATCCTATTTTAAACGAGCTTGGAAAAGCTCTGACCAGTGACAAACTCAAGGAGAAGAATGTAATTATTGCAGGGCATGCAGATGCTGATGCTTCCGCAGAATATAATTTGGAATTAAGTAAAAAAAGAGCCGAGGCTGTTAAAACATACCTTACTAAAAATTTTCCTATAAGTTCTACCCGCATAGCAACTACAGGGTTTGGTGAATCCAAGCCTTTGGTCCCGAACACCACTAAATATAACAAGCTTTTAAACCGCAGAGTTCAGGTTTCGATCGCTCCATAG
- the tsaB gene encoding tRNA (adenosine(37)-N6)-threonylcarbamoyltransferase complex dimerization subunit type 1 TsaB, with product MSLLSNNKMDLLLALDGTEEALQIILAKREETEEKFSLLDARTLIVPGKSAFFMVPAIKNSLDLFGFTAKEITHLACIAGPGSFTGLRLTFSAAAGIISGNNALIAGLGYLPLLAAGPAEFTDAPIWVVTHSRRLKVYIQGFEPLAEGGSVPKELTPVLPVSVEEAASIIKSFNHEKAVILGSGLLKNKSFFDEFLAANPQLKKLPERFNTPAVRDILSGADLAEFSNKMPFPLYLRGSDAEDNLEAITKKLGISLEVARKMLKDISPV from the coding sequence ATGAGTCTACTTTCAAATAATAAAATGGACCTTTTACTGGCCCTCGACGGCACAGAAGAAGCTCTTCAGATAATTCTTGCCAAACGCGAAGAAACTGAGGAAAAGTTCTCACTTCTCGACGCAAGAACTCTAATTGTCCCCGGTAAATCAGCTTTTTTCATGGTTCCGGCCATTAAAAACAGCTTGGACCTTTTCGGCTTTACAGCAAAAGAGATTACCCATCTGGCCTGCATCGCAGGCCCGGGCAGTTTCACTGGGCTGCGGCTGACTTTTTCTGCGGCGGCAGGAATTATTTCCGGTAACAACGCACTGATTGCCGGACTGGGATACCTTCCGTTGCTTGCTGCCGGCCCTGCTGAGTTCACAGACGCTCCAATCTGGGTTGTAACTCATTCACGCAGACTGAAGGTTTATATTCAAGGATTCGAGCCTTTAGCCGAAGGGGGAAGTGTTCCAAAAGAACTTACTCCGGTCCTTCCGGTGTCTGTAGAAGAAGCGGCTTCGATAATTAAATCTTTTAACCATGAAAAAGCTGTCATTCTGGGAAGCGGATTACTGAAAAACAAGTCTTTTTTTGACGAATTTTTAGCAGCCAATCCTCAACTTAAAAAACTTCCTGAAAGATTCAACACTCCGGCAGTTCGCGATATCCTTTCCGGTGCTGATTTGGCAGAATTCAGTAATAAAATGCCCTTCCCTCTGTACCTTAGAGGATCTGATGCTGAAGATAATCTTGAAGCTATCACTAAAAAATTAGGCATCTCTTTAGAAGTTGCCCGCAAGATGTTAAAGGATATTTCACCAGTTTAA
- the hemB gene encoding porphobilinogen synthase produces the protein MVFDFHRGRRLRRTSVIRDLVRETTLSSADLMMPYFVIETDDQDYKKPISSMPGQFQLSLKQLELKVGEAVANGLKSLMIFGLPAEKDPLGLQAYAEEGIVQQAVRRIKKLWPDLVVATDVCLCEYTSHGHCGLIKDGIILNDPTLELLAQTALSHAKAGADIVAPSDMMDGRVAAIRERLDESGFEELPIMSYAVKYASAYYGPFREAAESAPQFGDRKTYQMDPANAREGLREAAADVLEGADIIMVKPAGPYQDVIRMVRDSFDTPVAAYQVSGEYSMIKAAAINGWIDEKAVVLESLIGIKRSGADLIMTYFTEDVLKYMGNK, from the coding sequence ATGGTATTCGACTTTCACAGAGGACGCAGACTTAGACGTACCTCAGTAATTCGCGATTTAGTCAGAGAAACAACTCTTTCATCCGCTGATTTGATGATGCCCTATTTCGTTATTGAAACAGACGATCAGGACTACAAAAAACCAATCTCTTCCATGCCCGGTCAGTTTCAGCTGAGCCTTAAGCAGCTTGAGCTTAAAGTTGGTGAAGCAGTCGCAAACGGCCTGAAAAGTCTGATGATTTTCGGCCTTCCTGCAGAAAAAGATCCCTTAGGATTACAGGCATATGCCGAAGAGGGAATTGTTCAGCAGGCTGTAAGAAGAATTAAAAAACTATGGCCTGACCTAGTTGTTGCAACAGATGTATGTCTTTGCGAGTATACTTCCCACGGTCATTGCGGTCTGATTAAAGACGGTATAATTCTTAATGACCCTACCCTTGAGCTTCTCGCACAAACAGCCTTGTCCCATGCAAAAGCCGGAGCGGACATAGTCGCTCCTTCCGACATGATGGACGGCCGTGTTGCTGCTATCCGTGAAAGGCTTGATGAATCAGGATTTGAAGAGCTCCCGATAATGTCTTACGCTGTCAAATATGCCTCAGCGTACTACGGCCCTTTCAGAGAAGCGGCAGAAAGCGCACCTCAGTTCGGTGACCGCAAAACATATCAAATGGACCCGGCTAACGCACGCGAAGGACTTCGTGAAGCAGCAGCAGACGTTCTTGAAGGCGCAGATATAATCATGGTTAAACCTGCCGGACCTTATCAGGATGTCATCCGTATGGTCCGCGACTCGTTTGATACGCCTGTTGCGGCCTATCAGGTCAGCGGCGAGTATTCAATGATCAAAGCCGCTGCAATAAACGGCTGGATTGATGAAAAAGCTGTAGTTTTGGAATCTCTCATCGGCATTAAGCGTTCCGGAGCAGATTTAATTATGACTTACTTCACAGAAGACGTACTCAAATATATGGGTAATAAATAA
- a CDS encoding flagellin, which yields MALVINHNLMAMNANRNLSKSYNSLAVSTRRLSSGLRVGTAADDAAGLAIRELMRSDVKSLNQGIRNANDAISMIQTADGALGVIDEKLIRMKELATQAATGTYNSDQRLIIDSEYQAMASEITRIANATDFNGIHLLNGNLSGANSAHNGNGITSTGPVKVHFGTGNDSAEDYYYVSINNSTASSLGVGLAANNSISTQALAQASLDKLNNAIISKDKIRANLGAMQNRLENTITNLSVQAENVQAAESRISDVDVATEMTEFTKNQILTQSAVAMLSQANSMPRMAMNLIGG from the coding sequence ATGGCTTTAGTAATTAACCACAATTTGATGGCAATGAATGCGAATCGAAATCTTTCGAAGTCGTACAACAGCCTTGCAGTTTCGACTCGTCGCCTGTCTTCAGGTCTTCGTGTCGGAACAGCGGCGGATGATGCTGCAGGTCTCGCAATTCGCGAACTCATGCGCTCAGACGTCAAATCTCTTAACCAGGGTATTCGTAACGCTAACGATGCAATTTCCATGATCCAGACAGCTGACGGCGCACTCGGCGTCATCGATGAAAAGCTTATCAGGATGAAGGAACTTGCAACACAGGCCGCAACTGGTACCTACAACTCTGACCAGCGTCTGATCATCGATTCAGAATATCAGGCAATGGCATCAGAAATCACTCGAATTGCTAACGCAACTGACTTTAACGGCATTCACCTGCTTAACGGAAACCTGTCAGGAGCAAATTCTGCGCACAACGGTAACGGTATCACATCTACTGGTCCGGTTAAGGTTCACTTTGGTACCGGTAACGATTCTGCAGAAGATTATTACTACGTTTCCATTAACAATTCGACAGCTTCTTCGCTCGGAGTTGGACTTGCAGCTAACAACTCAATATCCACTCAGGCACTTGCACAGGCTTCTCTGGATAAGCTGAATAACGCAATCATATCCAAGGATAAGATTCGTGCTAACCTCGGAGCTATGCAGAACAGGTTGGAAAACACCATTACCAACCTGTCCGTGCAGGCTGAAAATGTTCAGGCTGCGGAATCCCGCATCTCTGATGTTGATGTAGCAACCGAAATGACTGAGTTCACCAAGAATCAGATTCTGACTCAGTCGGCTGTTGCAATGCTGTCACAGGCGAACAGTATGCCAAGAATGGCTATGAATCTGATCGGTGGTTAA
- a CDS encoding zinc-ribbon domain-containing protein has product MKVICPECNFTSEIPEEKIPANAQLATCPRCHIKFRFRSFEDELDENIDDMGPEGEQQYDSYEQTNLVHDNSEDDTTHSQAPLESTHIQHQQSESDIWKSLGSMSPEDDSIHAEETADCKQAADNEVPFEVMEKYGFFPALFLTIKKTILSPTTFFKDMELNGFMKPFIFLFILMMFQGICSYIWTIAGVSTGLGSQMGQAVDPSVAINGGTTALMLLGVYPILGSISFFPIVGMTHVMLLVFGAGERGFQATFRAAVYAYAPIMLCIIPVIGYAVGSIASFAFSVIAYKTIHNTSYMRVVLSIIMPAVLLLTILGLYSGFSQPTI; this is encoded by the coding sequence ATGAAAGTTATCTGTCCAGAATGCAATTTTACCAGTGAAATTCCGGAAGAAAAAATACCGGCAAATGCACAGCTTGCAACATGTCCAAGGTGCCATATAAAATTCAGATTCAGATCTTTTGAAGATGAACTTGATGAAAACATTGATGATATGGGACCTGAAGGCGAGCAGCAGTACGATTCATACGAGCAAACGAACCTTGTCCATGACAATTCAGAAGACGATACTACTCACAGTCAGGCTCCACTAGAATCTACACACATTCAGCACCAGCAAAGTGAATCAGATATATGGAAGAGCCTTGGCTCAATGTCTCCTGAAGATGACTCAATCCATGCAGAAGAAACAGCAGACTGCAAACAAGCTGCGGATAATGAAGTTCCTTTCGAAGTAATGGAAAAATATGGATTTTTCCCGGCTTTATTTCTCACAATAAAAAAGACTATTCTTTCCCCTACTACTTTTTTTAAAGACATGGAGCTTAACGGGTTCATGAAACCCTTCATATTCCTGTTCATTTTGATGATGTTTCAGGGAATATGCAGCTATATATGGACAATAGCAGGTGTTTCCACGGGGCTCGGTTCTCAAATGGGACAAGCCGTCGATCCTTCCGTTGCAATAAACGGCGGAACCACGGCACTGATGCTGCTGGGCGTTTATCCGATCTTAGGCTCAATCAGTTTTTTCCCTATCGTCGGGATGACTCATGTAATGCTTCTGGTTTTCGGGGCAGGCGAAAGAGGCTTTCAGGCAACTTTCCGTGCAGCTGTATACGCATACGCTCCGATAATGCTGTGCATAATACCAGTCATAGGGTATGCTGTGGGATCAATTGCAAGTTTCGCATTTTCAGTTATTGCATATAAAACTATTCACAACACTTCTTATATGAGAGTTGTCCTTTCCATAATTATGCCGGCAGTGCTGCTGCTGACAATTTTGGGGTTGTATTCAGGCTTCAGCCAGCCGACAATTTAA